The Puntigrus tetrazona isolate hp1 chromosome 3, ASM1883169v1, whole genome shotgun sequence nucleotide sequence agagagagagagagagagagagagagagagagagagagagagagagagagagagagagagagagagagagagagagagagagagagagagagagagagagagagagagagagagagagagagagagagagagagagagagagagagagagagagagagagagagagagagagagagagagagagagagagagagagagagagagagagagagagagagagagagagagagagagagagagagagagagagagagagagagagagagagagagagagagagagagagagagagagagagagagagagagagagtggtgAGTCAGATTCAGAAGAAGAAATGCCTTCAgccacataaaacacacacacacacacacacacacacaggaacacTCAaacactgagtgtgtgtgtgtgtgtgtgtgtgtgagctgtaaTTATCATCTGTCTAGGTGTCAGTTGAACTCTGTAATTAATGCTGCTTTGCTAATATTAGCTCATgtgtttaattattcatatttgacCCGTGCGtaatgcgtgcgtgtgtgtgtctctgcacgcacgtgtgtgtgtgtgtattgtgtgtcaGCTGTAATTACGAGTGTTTTAACGGCTCAGATCTCACGACTGTGTGACATTTCAGCTCGATCTCTGAGATTAAATCTTGACGGACGCGCACAAAACAATCACACAATAAACACGTCGTCTGTAGAACACCAGTATATTATCAGAGTAACACAAAAGATCACCGCCACAGACGACTAACAGACGAGTTCACTACAAAACAACGGTATACTTACCAGTGTACTATATATACTACACTTCTGTGTTACATCAGAAATATAAAACTCAGAAAGCTCCCACAACAGACTGGATTCTTGATTTCTGGGATGAAATAATCATAACCTCAGACTGATGCAGAAGTTATCAGACAGATCACCAGTGAAGGTGTAGAGAGTGAGCTATCAGTAACAATCACCTCAATCAATCAGACACttattacagtgtgtgtgtgtgtgtgtgtgtgtgtgtgtgtgtgtgtgtgtgtgtgtgtgttaccttgCACTCGGTGCTCAGCAGTTTATACTCGCTCTCTTCGGTGGCTCCAAGCAGCCAGTTTTTGATCATGACAAACATGATGAACGCAGCTGAAGAAACGAGCCTccgtcaggtgtgtgtgtgtgtgtgtgtgtgtctcctccCTCCTGCTTCAGCTGTCATCACAGAACAGACCGGATCACTGCGCTTATAGAGTCCAGAGactcacagaaacacagcagCTCCAgcctgaggacacacacacacacacacacacacacagacacaaacacacacgccacGACcactcagactcacacacagcaacatacacacaaaacacacacacgccacaatCACTCagactcacactcacacacacacacaccaccaccaACACTCAgactctcccacacacacacacacacacacacacacacacacccacacacacaccaccatcACTCAGactccccacacacacacagtcagactGCCACacaatcaattaatcatttttatttctatagttcttttatcaacacaggttatatcaaagcactgaacagaataaagtagaagaatacaatgacagggatgtataatgaagagattgaacagtttgttattaaatgaagagacggtctctggaatcaattcactgataatcactagaagttaagtgtccccaacaaagaagacataggaaccaaaaccccatccatacagaatgaagaagaaaaaaccttgggagaaaccagactcagttgagaccagttctctgaccggacacccaggacttaacttcctgttcagtcttaaacacagctgtgtgtgtgtgtgtgtgtgtgtgtgtgtgtgtgtgtgcgcatcaggatctggtgatctgtccacggtgCTCATCTAgtttttctggtctctgatgaacataatctctgtgtgctgatccaccatctagtctggatacaaactgtgaaaacagattgagaaagagacaggactaatattagcgtagatgccattcttttacgaggtcacaagtacatcgtattttaggagtagtgttcccggttccagcaaatctaagtaatgcagcctaaaaatcctttaacggatttgaataataaaaggcgtgttggtgtgttatgtgtaggctaagttaaggagctaaaccattcagggctttataggtaattaataagattttaaaatctatctgatgtttgataggagccagtgcagtgttgacagaaccgggctaatatgatcatacttcctagttctagtaaggactctagctgctgtgttttggactagctgaagtttgtttattaagcgtgcagaacaaccacccattaaagcattacaataatctaaccttgaggtcataaacgcatgaatcacacacacacacatctttctGTGAAATCAGGTTAAATCTCAGAACTGTCAGAATtaagatatataaatacatgtatgaaCAGAATGTGACTGGattattcattcatgtttaaatattttattatatccaTGTCACAAAATTCACAATtcaatagtaaatatatttttagcatcaaGTATTAGTGATACATTTTTGATGTGGAAAAAATTGCTATTAATGATATAAACACTGTacttaaatacacttttaaagcCACCATAAGTAGCCAATATCATCATatcatattttatcatattatatcatatatcagATCATAGTAGCAGGAATgttacaaaattacattttaaataatttaatatataaacttatgcGGCCACTACATAATACAATATACAGTGATACGCCAAAGTTTGTGCACCCCTGTAAATGTTCatgattttctttataaatcattagtGTCTGGACAAGACGTTTAGTTTAATATCATACAGGAGACAAACAGTGATATCTGAGAAGGGAAATAAACCTGatatgatttatggaaagtgtgcaagaattatttaaactaaattagcCATGTGCGTAAATTTAGGCACccttgtcattttattgatttcaataCCTTTAGCACTAATTATTAAAACTCAAAATTGGTAACCTCCGTGACCCTTGACCTCCACACACAGGTGAGTCCAATCATGAGAAAGTATTTAAAGGAGGCCAATTGTTAGTGTTTCTCCTCTGTGGCAACATGGGAGCCTTAAAACAGCTCTCAGAGGTCCAGAAAACAATGATTGCTGAACGTCACGGTTTAGAGGAAGGATACAGAACGCTCTCGGTTTCAACTGTGAGGAACATTGTGAGGAATTAGAAGACAAGAGGCACAGTTCTAGTTAAGACCAAGGAAAATCTCAGATAAGACGAGGATGGTGAGAAGAGTCAGAGTCAAACAACTGTTCAGCGCTCTTTACACGAGGAGATGCTGTATGGACGAGTGATGCAGAACAAGCCTTCTCTCTGCACACGCCACAAACGGTGTCGAGGTATGCTAAAGCACATTTGGACAAGCCAGCTTTATTTTGGAATAAGGTGCTGTGGACTGATGGAACTAAAATAGAGTTATTTGGGCAAAACAAGGGGCTTTACACATGGAGGAAAACCAACACAGCATTCCACGAAAAACACTGGCTCCAGAAAGACAGGGTGGAGGTTCATCACGCTGGGGCTGAGAGGTCAGTGCAGGGACCGGGAAGCTTCTCAAAGCTGAGGGTCGCATGGATTCCTCTCAATATCAGCAGACTCTGGAGAACAATGTCCAGGAATCAGTGACTACGCTGAGGCTGGATCCTTCAACAAGACCACGACCCTAAACACTGCTCAGAATCTACTGAGGCCTTCATGAAGAGGAACACGTACAACGTCCTGGACCCGTCTCAGTCCCCAGACCTGAACATTACTGAAAACCAGAGTGCTTTAAAGCAGGCTGTCCATGCTCTGAAACATCTCACCTACTGAAGGCTCCAGAACCCAGCTGTTACTTCTGAAAGAAAGAGGAGGACGCACAAAATAGtgagttgttttttcttttgtggagcTTAAATATACGCACATGgctaatttagtttaaataattcttgcacactttccataaatcatatCAGGTTTATTTCCCTTCTCAGATATCACTGTTTGTCTCCTGTATGATATTAAACTGAAACTTCTTGTCCAGACactaatgatttataaagaaagaaaatcatgaaaattttACAGGGGTGCACAAACTTTGGCGTATCACTGTATATTGTGTCTatattaatcatatattttaaaaagaatgcttttattgtattttcagtGTATATTGTGTAAGAAAGGTTTGACTTGTACTTCGAGCAGGAACTAGCTGTTTGTTAGAAGCActttttagttcatgttcagTGTTTCTTCTTAAATAATGAGTATTTCCTGCTAAATTAAAGCACAGAAATAGAGCCTGTATAGAAGTGTCCCTCAAaccatacatttatatacatcttAATAAGAGGAAGTGGAACTATATAAAATGAGTCTGTGATTCAGCAGTTACTtctacattattaaaatatattttgcaaatattaaacAGAAGTAAAAACATCCGACTAGATCTGCAAATAATAATGAGTTGTTGAGACATGAAGGTATCTCCTGAGATTCATCACATCACAGAAAGATCAGAACAAGAAGAAACTCTTTAAATCACTTTAGATCAACTCagaagttttcatttttattttctttaagaaTCAGAAAGGTTTGTTGTTcaataaatcagtgtattattctgaATCCAGAAGATCCtctgaatgatgctgaaaatacagaaatcaaTCACACTTTAACAAGAAGAGATGATTTAAACTAGAATAATACTGAGCAGTTTTTAcgaataaatgcaaaaacatgaaacatcaGTCCGGTGTGTGGaggttcatcacacacacacacacacacacgcgcaggTCAGGTCTCCCAGCCCTTGCCGCCGGGCTGCGTCGGGAGCCGGAGCCCCACGAGTCCCGCCACCTCCTCGGGCCCTCGCTCCCCGCGGCCGTGATAGAGCTGGTGCAGACGCCGGTGCAGACGTGTGCTCTCCAGCAGACACAGGTACGAGCTCGCCGCGTGAAGAGCCTCGGCCCGCGCACGACACAGCTGAGCGCCcgtcacctgaaacacacacacacacacacacacacacacacacacacacacacacacacacacacacacacacacaagagagagagacacacacacacacacacacacacacacacacacacaggtccgGTGTCAGGCTCACACTGACTCACTGGTAAAGCTTCAGgtggaaaaacacagtaaatcaagcttgtgtttctcttcagggtcagggttgccaggtctttACActtcacaacaaaacacacacagtttgctgctcaaaactcacCCAGAAAGTAAACTTTATAGTCCCCTACACAAACATACgctcaataaaacacaaaatcagaTTATACTCAGAAGGGTCATTATTACCGTTTCTATAAACATCGGCgtgtatttaaacaataaatgtttttttggttttgctagtaattattaaatgtgtggAACCTAAAACAAGCATGAAATGGTTAAAAGCACGGATCAAATGTGAGCTTGATGACGGCGTGTTAAGAGTTAACTAATAAAACACTGCTTAAAACTAACTGTTCAGAAACTAGTTTAGCTAATGAAACAGTCTTCAATAATtcaaacagttatttatatttgaatattatatgatgcatttattttacacgtCTATGCGTTTTTTTATACATAGTTTCCTTTTTTCACTAAGATTTGATGCGGTGACGATTCTGTGATAATGACGCCGTCGCGCAGTGATGACGTCACAACGTCGCACGTCTGCGAGAGGTCTGTTAGAGATCGGTCGATCTggaaaacacttaaaaacaccTTAAAGAAACCAATCCCCGTCGACCTGACAGAGTCGTCCTATAGATAGACTGCAGAAACAAACAGCGGGAGAAATCTCTCAAATGAACGCAGACGTCTCTGAGATGCAGGTGAGTGGCCGAACTGGGAATGATCTGGCAACACGGATTATCACGTTACCCGGGAAACCCGAGCACCTGGCAACCCCGGGCCGCGTCTCAACAAAACAGCACGTTCTTCATCAGATAAGACACGTTATACGTCACGCGTTCAAAGTGCGTTTGATCTAAGTTTAGCGAGTCGCTGTTTCTGTGTTTcataatgaaattatttcagTGAACCCCAGAGCAGAGTTTCTGATCGTTCGGTCCGCTCGGTTCACGCGGCGAGCCGGTGTCGGTTCCGTTACCTGGTTCTTCCTGAACTGCTCCAGCACATATTTATACAGCGGAGTGTTTCTGTAACCGGAGCCCTTGGCGACGCGGATCTCCTTCAGCAGCGCGCGACAGGTCACGGCCGCCATCACGACAGACAGCGCGAGCCGAGCAGACCGGAGCAATCGATCCCGGAGCGATCGTCTGCTTAATAACCGAAAGTAAATAGAGCTAGAATCAAATAAACAGATACATTTGAAAgtggaaataaatacataaaacgaaattatacacatttaacttttctttgcatatttatttatatattaattgaataatatttgtttgtacatttctttatttatttctcgtTCCAGCAGCCTTGGTATTCCATAAAGCTAATCTTTAGTTGTATTTCAGCACTAATTTCtgacaattaaagtgcattaagtagAAAGTTTCAGTGACATGTATGGCCAAAAGTTGATTTAAGggtttttatatgatattttgatatttaatgtagtttggtggccagaagtcaagatctcaagacgtctccatccatcgatcgttgatctgactcaccctagcacgccaacaatgaggaacacctcagaagtcactaacctactagaaaagttatttcagataatataataagtttaaccaagattaatgtttattttgccaggcaagaataggttccaaattggtataattgataaacatttgcacaactgatcagcagtacaaaaataacacaaaacaaaataaaacaaacttaaaaggtcagtatacctggtctttaaaaagtacatagtgtggggtataaggacacacaccacactacgggccgatctggctacagaatcactccttgttgtgttttgtcactttccttatatactcagaccagacaaagagatcccaaatgtagctgtataaaccttttggtgtttaggttcccgtgctccagtgtcacacctggctggaacacgttcagagactcaaaaggaggacacacctccttctcaacagaacacagttctaccaagttcttaatcttcttcataatataagtgattactgtgaaattgagaccaatttaccaatcgcactgagacctttcaaatgagaccaaacatgagagtgaagaacattaggttcataagacacatgacatataatgccttattcctaatgaactttaaaccaagtcttctgggcagaaggaggggaagcaggaagagcagaggtgaggagggtgtcataaagcCACAGGtggtgtttactctctttttgaagtccttttgttcctttggatatcccttctcagatcggTCTTATTACAGGTTTATGATTTCGCTCCTTACATCACTGACCTGACCTGCGTTTTATTCTTGGAGGAAATCTGACGTGTCTTTATTGGAGACAAAACCAGCAGTAAGTTCAGCTTCAATCGCTGTGATTACCAGagacatttagtttttttttaatgtaatttacatCATATATTTGACAGTTTATCTATCTTCCAAAAGAATAATACaggtaataaataatacacgTGTGCTCTGAACCTGGTAGTACGTCGTATAAATAAGAACAAACACTTTGTGTTCCGTTCAAGAAAATTCTTTGGCTTTGTTATAGAATTCTGAACATAGTGATTAGAAATACACTCAAGTGACCAATCATACGGTCTTCTTCAGACAGATGGCTTTTAGTATCCAGAAGATTTAAGCAAACTTGACATCCATATTCTCAGTTCATCTTTCCTGCAATGCCACAATGTTATACGTTGTGTATTGCGGTGTTTACTTCTTAAACAAGTTCTTCTGAGGTTTCACTCAGTGGTTTGTCATCTTTCCAGCACTTGTGATCAAAGGCCTGCCGTTTCCTTCAATCTGAGGAACAGTCGTAATGCTTCCTCCCAGTTACATGGATTGTGTTTCACTGCAAATTCGACATGTTCCTGGATGTTTTAGTCATTGTCAGCCTCAACTTATCTTCTATAACCTCAAAGTGTCTTGATCTATACCTGCAAGAGGATTTCTGTTTCCATTTAGTGTTCCACAGTCAGTTGGGTCTCATAGATACAACACCAAGCGTTGAACACAAGTGTCCCCATCAGTGACGTGTCTTCTGTCCTGTCCATCGTGGGTTAAGTTCTTGCATCAAACAAACGACACGCATAGGTTTAACATACACCCTGTATTTCTGCACAACCTCTCTGTTATTACTGTGTTTCTCACGTTGATTCATGGAAAAGAGCCTGAATCCTCAGGTGTTCACGCACACACAGTTCCAGCTCACTTTGACTGTCACGTGTTTGGTCCAGTCAGTCTTCATCTTCTggtttgtctgttttgtcatcgttttttttaacttgttgttgtgttttctgAATTGTTATTGTGATTCAGGGATTTgcgttaaaaatgtattttgtgttcagatttgtgatttgtttttcacttcTCGGCCACCATGCAGTAGATTATTCATTTGCTATGGTAATTTATTAATTAGAGGAAAAGATGCATTGTGATGCTTAATCAAAACCATAATCCAATCAAATTGTTTCACAACAGTGGTTTAATATAGATATCAGCAGGGttggttttattttgcaattattttttgcaattttataaaGTGTTTCCTTCCTGAACaaaatttaacaaatttaattgtaactaagttacatgttttttttgcaagcatTTCAGATGTatttaaaccaaacaaataaTTTGCAATCACTTACTGTCAGAATTAACAAGACGTACTATCCACTAAACCCCCTTCAGACAGTGAACTACAGCAGAGAGACTGAGACACGGACAATCTCTTATTATGACCTCTTCTGTGTACAGCTGCAGCGCAATAAATCAGAATTTCAGTAaatcaactcaaattgtgaaacttgcgtgttaaataaattcagtgcagaCACACTagttatttaattcttttttttaattatgattttggCTCATAtgtaacaaaaacccaccaatctCAACAAATGACAACACGGTGACATGCCAATCAGCTAATCACTGCAACACCTGCAAaggtctctcagtttggttcactatTCTTCTCAATCCttgtgtcacgtctttggatcctttgttgttgtttttgtcttgtgtcgTGTGCTCGGTGTTCCCTACCTCTATTcgtgttaattgtgtc carries:
- the fmc1 gene encoding protein FMC1 homolog yields the protein MAAVTCRALLKEIRVAKGSGYRNTPLYKYVLEQFRKNQVTGAQLCRARAEALHAASSYLCLLESTRLHRRLHQLYHGRGERGPEEVAGLVGLRLPTQPGGKGWET